A stretch of DNA from Cottoperca gobio chromosome 18, fCotGob3.1, whole genome shotgun sequence:
GAAACCTCAGGAAAAACCTTGAGGGAACCTTGGTTTAAGGTTTCTATCATTTATATTGTGGAATAGGcgttttgacatgtcacagtagggtataaataatacaattaataactGATGGGTCAATTTCATTaaagctgcttcagtttcagggtcatGGCGTTGTGCACGCTGGCTCACCGTCAGATTGTTATGGGACACTCGTTAATgatattagtaacacctgtgctgtgaaaatgtaaaaaaggtgTCTCCTCCGGCAAGTTAATTCtccaaatgtttgatttaaattcacacatttacagaatTTACTCATATTACATAAAGTATTTTTCATTCCCTAACAAAGTTTAGAATCCTACGCTACTAAATGAAAGCATGTTTTACTGTAATATGTACATGTGCAGGCCTAAACTACATTTTATATGCATCAATCAGTTAATTGGACACAGCTGGTCATCAACCCTTAACGAGCCTCCGATTGTTATGTGTCTTAACCTTTAAGATATTTATGCAATTAAAATGCTATTGCAACAAACAGCAGCCACAACTTTGTGAAGCATCCTATtcgtgttgtttttctgtgtgctCTGCCGGCTGTGGCTTTTAACACCAATAACTGGATATCATGTAAACAAGCATTTTAATTACGCCTCGTCTGCTGTGCACGCTCCTCTCTCCGCTGCAACAGGTGCCTGTACCGCTCCGGCTCGACATCCCCGCGCCCACAAAACGACAAGAGAGGAATTTGTTAAGAGTCTGATCCAACAGCTACATCTGCCAAGTGAGACACGGCGCAATGCAAGACACACGAAGGGGAGGAGGTGTGTATATCCGAGTGTGTGACTGGAGCTCCCCCCCAGGAAGATTCACTGAGCTGTcatcagatatgtgtgtgttcttctgtgGATTTTATGGGTGTAGTTTATATACCCTCACCTCCAGCATCCATACGAGTGTGAGGTATTTGTAgccctgaaaaaaaaaaagagggtgaAACTACCCAGGACTCTCTCATACGCTGCAGGCCCTGACACACTGCACTACTGTGCTGTGGCTCCCCCGCCCTCTTTCCTctcacctcccctcccctccaacACCCCCTGTGTCCGTTTGGCAGGGAGACATGTCGAGGATGAGGAGAAAAAGCGCCTCCCCTGGGAGCTGCACTGTAGCTAACCCAGATTTTATGCAGTgtgacacacagaggaagacacTGGCTCCCGTGCTCCATTCAGAGCTGAGCTGTGAACCGAGGCGACCCGGGGAGCAGATAATGCTCATGTAGCGGGGGCTAGTGAGAGAACGTTAGCTTTACATGTCCCAACAAAGTGTTTTAAGTCAAAGTATGACATATTCTCTTTGTGTGTAGTCTTGCATGAGCAAGTTAATAAGTTCCAATTATGGCTTCTTCTGCCCTTTGAAGTTTCATCAGTGTTTAATTTGCTTTAGCGTCTTTTCTTCTGGTTCTTGCGAAGTCTCAACCCTCATATCCGCTCATATTGCATCACTAAACTGTACAGGTGGAGAAGAGTTCCATGTGAACAGCAGTTACACACGGGTCAGTCGGTCCTAAGAGGCTGAGATGACAGAGACGtatgtgtgaaattgtcataattagcatattcaTTATTGTGTTATGGCAAAAGAATGTGTTTcatgaggtcacagtgaccttgaccttcgACTACCACAtttcagttcatccttgagtccatgTGGACGTGTGTGCCAAATGTGAGGAACATCACTCAAGGCATttactgacctctgacccccccccaataatcaataaattcaTCCTTGAGTTCAAGCGTTTGTCCCAAAATCTGAAGAAAATCCCTCAAGCAGTTGAACAGATGAAAACATAAGTTTTAAGATAAAAGGTCGTGAAATGATTAACAGGAAACGAAACAAATTAAAAACGTATTATAAAGATTTGACCGTAACTCACTTTGGTTGAGCTGGTAATTAAAAGCAGACATGTACCTGTGACAAGGGGTCACAGGTAGACGTAGCTTCATCTTAAAGTTTTTAAACTACTGCCTTCTTAGTGAGtcaacaacaagaaaaaaaggatGTAGTCCAGCATATGCTACTCACCTCCAGCTGTGACATTGTGCTGTCAAGGTGTTGATTAATATCTAAAGCAGTCCTCCCTCCACGGGCTCTCCAACGCCTTTTGCCAATTCAGTGCGAGTCTTATTATCATATCTTGTTTGGTTTTAACTCGTCTTATCTTTACTTTTATTGCCCTGGAATGATAGCATATATGGTCTGTGTGATTGCTCAACACTTTagtttctgcattaaaatgtcagtaaaACAAGAAGTATGCTGATTAAAAGGCTCCGGGATGATGAAGGGAAATTCAATGTGGTGTTCCATTCGGGCCAAAATGATGTCACACTGTCTATGTTGACTTTACAtatgacaaaacatttgtctGTCTATTCAACTTTAAGCTGTAATTCAGTTGTGACAAAGCTATTTTTAATATTCGATTGTCTAGATCGATTTCTCACCTGACAAAACCTTTGTCTGTGTCAACTTCTGTCGTCGTGTTGCACTCCCTGGGGtttgactgttttgttttgcatgtcaTCTGATGTGACGTTCTCCCTGTCGCTTGACTGTGTTATGAATGTCCTTTATTGCACTTTCCGTGCAATTCAACAACCAGAAGGCTATCTTTGTTAAAGCTTCCATATACAGCATTCAgaacattaatatagcagcaacaaaaactattttctatgtaaatatataatggAGAAATGTCATCCTGAGCAGAGAATAGGTCACACTCACTctttctttaattaattaatattaataaaacatgtagttagctaaaaagactaaaaacaagTCATAGAAACTTGAAAGTACATTTAAACCACAAGGAGTGCAACAAGACGTCAGAAGTACAGTTTAAAGTTGAATATAAAAGCAAGCATGTGACTGTAATTTTGGCATAAATAGAACCCCATACATTATCCTTAAAACATTACACAGTCTTACTTTAACATATTACACTCACTCTGTAATTCCAGAGTATCTTTTAAAAACGttaatttaaatacacacaaaatcGGCTAATTTATGCTAAAGGTCAGCTGTGGaaatgtattgttgtagtttgtttgttgccTAAATGTTCATGTTAAACCTTAATGTTTAATTATATTATGCTCCATCACTTGGTGGTGTCGTCCCCTTTAAAAATAACACCGGATATACAGTTTCCGGTTTAACTGGTCCGTCAGTCAAATTGATCCGTAAGCAAATGTAAAGAAGAAGGGGTTATGGCAACAATGATTGAGGAAAATGGTCCTTCGACTCATgtatgtgtttttctctttattttgtttagtaTTTGACGTGATTGTCCACGTTTGGAGTGTCATAACTGAGAGAAAACGGGTTTCTTGAAACATATTCAATCATTATCAAGGCTTCAAttgtagctaacgttagccggtGGCTAACGAATTAGCTGGTATAACTGTCACCTGTTTAAACTATGTAACGGTCACGTTAGCCTATATTGACCAGATTACATTTGGATACATAACGCTAACTTTATCATCTATAATGTCGATCTATATTGGCAAAATATGCATGCCGTTTCCTAAATGCATTTATTAGTAAAGCTCCAGTATGTTTTACTAGATTAAAGAATAATCACATGCATGTTTGTTTATCAGCTAACTAATCAATGCATTGACTGATTGTTCTTAAATTAAATTCAGGGTTAGTTTGTCTCTTACCTTTCTGCTCACACGCAGGAGCAGTCTGAAGTGTCCCCGTCGTCCCAGGCCCGGCAGAAACTAGAGGGGCTCCTTAACAAAAACATGAGGATCCGCATGACAGACGGACGGACTCTGGTGGGGCTCTTCCTCTGCACAGACCGAGACTGCAACGTGATCCTCGGATCAgctcaggagttcctcaaatcCACAGGTAGGTGAAGACTGAAGAACACAATTATAATCCCAGGTGTGTTATCACCCTGACAGTCATGGAACATTTGGGTTCCATTACATTATTTCCCACAATTGTCTCTTTAAAATATGGAGATCTGAAAGAGATTCGCATTAAGAAACACCTTTTGATAATGAACcatgtgcatttaaaaacatttaaaatccctATTTGTCCTCAGACATATTCTCCCAGGGTGAACCCCGCGTCCTGGGCCTGGCCATGATCCCCGGTCACCACGTGGTATCCATCGAGGTGGAGGCGGACAGTCTGGAAGACACGCAACGATTTGGAGCAAACCGTTGATGAAGCCTCTGATGACACTCAGTGCACAGCGTGACTGTCTCTAGGTGAGCCAGCTGAGCTCAAAGGAGGGTCGACGACATCTTCGTTGGAGGATTTTATCCCTTtaacagatacagacacagaactcTGGATTCAGCTCTTCCCTCTATGCTTGCAGTGACGGCACAACACAGCCTGTGTGGGTAAACAGCAGCTACCTGGATGTGTGTGGACAAAGTGTTTGTGTATAGTTACCGTGTTGGTTTCATTATGTTTTGAAGAATACATTGCTGTATTTAAAGACTTTGTGTTTAATTATCATCAACAGAAATGGATAGAAAGTTCATTTTATTGGAAATGTGACGATATGTAATagcaaaaactaaaaactgtcttcattcataaaaaaagaTCATGAATCATACAGACTCAATTGATTCAAAAAGATAAATGAGTTCAGTAGATTCTTTCATGGCCAAAACTGCATCAATgtcatttattacatatttgcATTGGGGCTGCTTATTACCAAATGTGTTGATAAAGACAAACCACTAACCAGCTTGTAGCTGCAGGGGGCGCTGTTCTGTCGCGCTCTGTGTGCATCATGAAATTAGGACAAAAACTAGATTTCTTTTCAATATTTTTAATACGCTTGAGTCAGCTGATTCAGTTTGGCAACAGTAAAATTGATGCCACTAACAGCAGAAAACCCCTAAAAAGAAAACCCAGAACAGAAACTGTCCCACTTCAGTCGATTTAAATACAAAGAGCCGGTCACATTTGGTTCAGTCGAGCGAGTACACAGGGTTAAAAGCCGTTGCAGTCGCTGTATCTTTAAGCTATTATTGACAAAATAACTAAGTCAAATCTTCAAAAGAATGTTTGTTTCAACCGTCTTCCCTGGCAGGAACGCCGGCGCCTCATTTACAAAGTTGCACTTTGATCTTTATCTGCAACGTAATTAAGTTTTCAAATTGTGTCTCAGCCGCATCCTCTAAATATACCGATTATGAATGACACACTAACTCCaactaacatttaaaatgtgcatttttgctggaagactctttttttttaataaatgtagcTCTCAGATTTTATAAAAGAGGCATTGAACGGCCTGCAGTAACTTTTCAGGAGAGGAAAAGATGTGGAGTAGTTTTTCAAACTAAAAAAAAGGGTAAAAGTGCAAGTTTTCAAAGACGTGCTTTGAAACGAGTGGAAAAGGAACGAGCAGAATACTACTTGACTTCGTCATGAATTGCTACACCTTTGTCCAGGATATTGAGTTGAACATGTTAATATGCAAGCTTGAAGATACAATATTTCCACCCAAATACACAATTCACACATTCCAATTAGATAGCTGGTGAAAACGCAAAagataatttaaaataaaaatcacgGCTCTGCATTGATTTAAGATCCATAGGATTTCAAAACTTTTTAACACCCACACGTTTCCTTTAATAGTGCTCAAGTCTCCCCTACTCACCATTAATGTAAAAGCTCAACAAAATGCCTCCCGATGTATAAAAAAATCTTGGTTCTCTAGTACAGAGAAGATCTGACATGGTGACTGAGATCAGTTAACATGTAAGTCCTTTATAGAACACTGCGAGCGGAAATCAACACACTGACAGTCCCCCTATGTAATGTCCAAGCGGCTACTGCGTTGGGTTCAGAGAATGGCACAAAGTAAGTAGTGAATAAGAAAAAAGCAGACAACCCAAATGTCCCACATCCACTGCTTTACGGCCTTTCCATTCCTAAGGGCCTCGAGTGTCGACGTTCCGACAGCAGCCGGTGAGATCCTCCGTTAGTGGGTAAGTCCAGGTGTCACTGTACAGCTCGAGCCTCCGCTGCATTAAAAATCAATTGGTTCAAGTAACCGACGAAACTCGGCGTTCTGAGGAAGACACCGCCACCGTTCTTCCCAAAATGTCTCCAACTCCCCCCCGCCGTCCCCTCGTGTCCGTCAAGTCCTCCTCTCTCTAGTTGTGGTGGAACTTGAAGTGGAAGCTGCCGCCGGACTCAAAAGGGTTGAAGGGATGAGGCCAGCCCTGTCCTCCGCCTTGCTGGTTCTCCGGGTCCAGGGGATCCTCGCCTGCGTCGAACTTCTGCCTCATTTCTGGGAGAAGATGGGAACACGTTTAGGACAACGGAAGCAGAGGAACAGGATGATATACACCGTGCTAGAACAGTCACAGACCTGGGTCGGTGAGGACTTCTTTAGCCGACGCGATGTCGATAAACTTCTTTTCCGCTTCTTTCTTCTCCGTTTCTAACTGGAAGTTGTCGGGGTGCCACTGCAGCGCCAGCTTCCTGTACGCCTTGATGACCTCCTGCTTGTTTGCCGTCcttggaggaaaaacaaagtttgtgaGAGTTAATTGGAGCGATCTGCTCGATATGACCTAGGAAGTAATAAGAGACTGGATGTGCTGGTTACCTGCCGACACCGAGGATCTTGTAGTAGTCCCTCTTACGAGAGATTTTGAGCAGTTTCTGCGCTCGATCCAGCCCTTCTTTGAGGTCGATGCGCTCGCCTTCGCTGTCAAACTCTTTCGCCTCGAGGTAGTCCTCCACCGCTGAAAACAAACGTATTAAAAGCGTGTTTGTCACCTTCTTTTATCAGAGCAGATTTACTTTTCATAAgacaataaaatattattatgcTAAACTAGACACAAGAGCGTTCCTTTGGTCCCGTTACCTTTCTCGTACTCCTGGTTGAGGATGTAAGCTTCGGCGCGGTCTCGGAGGACGTTGGCGTTGCGGGGGTCTCTCTGGTGAGCCTCTGAACACACGTCTATGGCATCCAGAGCAAAGTTAATCTACAATtggccagagacagagagagagagagatgagtaaAACTGACCGAATGTCGCATCGTCTGCATCCTTTATCACAGAACTGGAGCTTTTAAATGTACAGACAAGAGTTTTCTCTCACCTTGACGAGGCAGAAGCAGATCTTCTCTTTGGCCAGGTTGGTGTAGTATGGGATATTGGGCTCCGACTTCATCACGGATTGATACTTATTAATTGCTTCCTGGTACCTAATTGTGGATAAAAGAGACAATTCTGTTAAGTTTAATTAATTAGGTCAGCTTCACATTGTTGCCTGCTTTCTAAATACTACTTTGCATGATCGCTGCATTACTCCCCGACTTTTTGTTATCCCCGACGAGATGTAAATAGAGCAGGGGTCCCATCTGTGACTTACCACCAGAGCTGATCCCTTCGTTGAGGCTGCACATGCATCTGATacttttatctgacattttctgtttcacacagacatatatattTGAATCGCACATCCTGCAAACACATGTTAGATGTTCTAAGAGGGAAGGTGCACCAATCCTACGCAAGTACTGACCTGTCCTGCTGAATTAGCTCTTCTGCAGAGTCCAGCTGCTTGCTCAGCCTTTTCACCTGCTTGTAGTGGCTGAAACACTCTTTGTCATCCTGGTCCAGCTTCAGACACTCCCGGATGTGACTGCACAGAAGCAGAGGAGCGAGACAGACGACATGGTAAAACGAATGCTTCATTTTTGCACGACTCTGCCgactaaatgtgtttgttccGTCGACAAAGCTCACTTGAGTGACTCGTGGTGATCCCCGAGGCTGTAGTGCAGCATGCTGAGCTTCAGGAAGGCAGCGCGGTTGTCGTTGCGCAGCCTCGTGGTCGGCGTCAGATCCAGGATGGCTTTCTGTGGATCCCCCATTCGGATGTAACACTCCGCACGAAGCTCCCGCGACTCAGGATCCCAGTGAGAGATCTGAAGAAAGACGGTGTGCAAACTAATTCAGCTCAAAACAGCAATAATGATCAGACTTAATCCATGAGGAGAATTAAATCATTTGTGTCCACGCAATGGAGCGCCAGATGTGTCCGCTAAAAATATTTTGACACTTTACAAGAGATACGGGGGAAATTTGATGCAGATATTTGACATGGTAAATAATCCAACTAGCAACATGAGATAATAAACAGAcgaaatgcatgcacacacacctcaatgACTCTCTCCAGGACGGAGATGGTGGAGCTGTAGTCCCCTTGGTGGTACGCAGCATGggcctcctcctgcagctcctccagctcgtTTGCTTTCATCAGCTGGTCCTGAGCTTCTTCGTGGTCTGGGGAGCGCTGCAGCTACACAAGAAAAGAAGGTAAATTCCATCTTTAACCACATGCATGATTCTGACAAACTGTGGCTTCAGGTACAACACAAAAAGGATAGAGGCGGGGATTTAGGACTTAAACTCACCACTGCTTCAAAGTCCTCCCTCGCCTCCTGTGTGCTGCCCTGCTTTAACAGAATGTTCCCTCTTTGTAACCTGGCCTGAAAACACAGGAACATAAAAGAGATGGTAAGACAAGAGGAGGGCACGTAGGAGGagcaaaagagacagaaagaaatatgaTAAGCGCACAATACACATGCTTCTCTGGTTGTGATCAGGCGAACTTACAGCCAGGAAGTCAGGTTTGAGCTGGATGGCTTTGGTGAGGTCTGGCAGGGCAGATTTGGATTTTCCCATAGCCAGGAACACTGCAGCTCGCTTGTAGTAGGTCAGGTAGTTCTTAGAGTCTCCCTCTGTAAAATGCCAATTACACAAATGttgttaaaagtacaaaaacaaacctttcttgtctgtagtgtagtgtagtatggAAGAGGACAGGCATTACTGGAGCAGAGGCAGACTGAAAATGTCAGCCAgtataaacgtgtgtgtgtgtgtgtgtgtgtgtgtgtgtgtgtgtgtgtgtgtgtgtgtgtgtgtgtgtgtgtgtgtgcgtgtgtgtgtgtgtgtgtgtgtgtaaccttaCCCACAGCAGAGTGGTAGTGGGACAAGGCTTCAGCCAGCTGACCAGCAGCCAAAAGTTTGCGGCCCATCTCCAAGTGGTGCTCGATCTCGACATGCGTCGCCCCTAAGACACCTGTAACATAAGACAGCGCTTGAGCCTCGCTAGAAATATATCACTGAGGCAAAGTTTTACCAGCGGGACCCCCACCCATCATAAGAACGACAAAACTGTGGTGAGAACACACATAAAAGAAAGCATCGgattacatacattacagtgATTTATATTCCTACTAACAGCTCATTTGTCAGTGactaaatctaaatattttcaAGCAAATCAGAAGCGTAGATTAGATTTCAGACCAGCTTGACAAGTATTCAAAGCATACTTTGTTTAAAGTATCCAACCTGCCACACCTGAATCATCACACGAACGGGAGAGGAGCGGTGCTTTAAGTCAATATTGAACTTGTATATCATTTTAGGATCAGTGTGATGCATTATCTAGATTTGTGCAGTATTTAACTTGCTAGATTAGCACACAGtttgtcaaaaacatttattttttattatgtccTAAATCACAATATAACATGGATTTAGATTTTGGTAGAATGATGTTTCAATTGAAAAGAAATTCTACATTTTGAAGtaatttaagaagaaaaatggCAAATATTTTCCTGCTCtccttattttatattattgaaacttttaataactttgggTATTGTATTTAGTGTGTAACAGGTagacttatatatatttttcctttacacataataattttatttatatagcacttttcaaaacaaagtgctttaaattACAACATTTAATTGATAGTCAAACAATACAACAACTATTTTAAGtctaaaatgtatacatatgataaaaaaaaataaaagaacaatgtaaaataattaatcaaataaaagatAAGAGAATACCTTTGAATATTAAGAAGTGACTTCACAGGTAAAAGTGAAttcaggacacacacattgtaataatatgtttttaagaGGGATCTTTGGAGGTGTGCTGACAGGAAAGAGGATCCCAAGCAGAGCCGGTTAGTTCCTGGCGACGCCTCAGATACTCTTTAACACTTTGTAAACCTGTAACATTTAGCTTTTACAGTTTAAGTAATGTTCATATCGAGTAATAGTTAAGCAATCACTGTTATTCTGAGCAGGTCTTGGACGTAGGGGCGGTACCTACAGTAGGTAAGCTAACATTTAGTGACAGTTTGGGACACTTTAACGGCTACAAAGAAGCTCGTGACGTGCACAAACGTCTGTACTTCTGTTTATTAAGGCTTTTAATACATTGCTAGTGACTGTGAAGTCAGCCTTACCGTCCAGCTGGATGTCCAGGATGACACACAGCAGCGACAAGGAGCACAGGACCCCGCTGAGTCCAGTCCGCCGACACGACTCCATCACCGGATAGATTCACTTCTTCACACCGGAACCAGCTAAATTCACGCCTCTGTTTTCACGTGGAGGGAAAATACCTGTTTGTTTCATTGAAACGGTaataattgtttaattaaatcTCCATCTTTCCCCTCTGCCAGACCGCAGGAACAGCTACGACGGTGTATTTACGGTCCCGGTGTGACAGTAATCCGTGTAGAAATAAGGCACGCAGCTGAAAGGTTCCCCCTAAAAATGTTAACGCTTTAACAGCGGTTCCCCAACTTGACAGGGACTCAATGGACTTTAGTTGAACCTAAAACATATCCACGTaacatgatgatggagaagctGAACAGCTGACAGCCTGTACACTTTGTACACGGAACATTTCTGCCTCTTGTATCGTCGTCCCCTCCCTTTCTTGTCCGTGGTTGGTCCACGCGCCGCACTTCCGTGTTCGTCTGGAAACGTGGGCTGCTCTGATTGGACAGACTATTTTAACCCTGACGGTACTCCCATTGCCCTGCATGGGCCAAGACAGGCGGCGTGTGCTGTAACCAAGCGTCGGTTTAGTGTCAATAACAGTGGGTCAGGGAGAACAAGACATCGAAAGTTAACTTAAATTACACAATAAGACTCTCACATGTTACTTTATATTGAAAAACACTTTATACATTTAAGTTGTGGTCATTACTAGTTAATAATTGTGAGATAAAATGTAACTAAGCTGtcaaaatgtagtggagtagacctataaagtagcataaaatggaaatacctGAAAATTGTACCTCAGTAGGTAACAGTACTTTAATAATTATCTTTACTGAATTGTACAATATGTCATGATATTGCCCAAATTCTCAGAAGGACATGACCTATGAcagtaaaaatgtcattatgacCTAGTAGCTTATAATGATGTGCCATGTTATCATATATTTACACAGTATAtcttaataattaaaaagaacacagtataatttatattttataaatacagaATTTGTTTTCGCAATTTTACACTGTTATTTGAaggaaatataacatttgaGACAAATTAAAAGATCTCTGATTTGTAATTCCCCATAATTTGAGTTatggtttctttaaaaaaaaattatatatatatatataattataaacttTGCTATTgtttgtgaaagaaagaaaagtttgtGCAATCATAACTTTATTGACTACAGGAAAACCTAGTAAAACGTAAATGTTTAgcataacacattttattgtgagcaatcgtaaaaaaacaacaagaaaacaatataaagaTAACTTCTACCCTCTTTCACAGGTACTATCTATAAaactgtacaacacacacaaatatctgGATTATTAAAGTTTTGACCTTCCCCTTTACAAATGTCTAGACGTGTGCATGCAGATCATCAAATGATTGGATTATAAGTGACTGTATGTAAAAGTATTTGTGCTTACATCATCATGGAAACATAAATAGAATCATTGAAAGCGTACAGTAGCTACAACTTCAATGCgattcaataatataattttacaGAATAcaattgaaatgtaatttatgatTATATACAGTTCAGTGGTGCTATGTTATTTCATGATGGACCTTTATCTTTTCAACATAGCCATGGACGAAAGAAGCTCCATCTGAAGTGTTAAAACTGAACATCAGGACGATGTGAGGTGTATCGATGAAAAGGTTTACCCCAggacttttctttgttattgtttttatatcctCAAACGTAAGCATTTCGTCCGTAAGTGCTAGCGGCCACGCTCCTGGTCTGTGCCGGTCCAGAATATACAGTTCCCCTAGTTTGATGAGGCAACGGGCTGCAAAACAAGAAggttaaacaaaaacatcagtCACTAACACGATAGCATGAACCCTGAAACTGCAGCTTAGTGGAATTCAgccattcattttattattaatacttgTGCTTTCCCTAtgtgtgacatgtcaaaatgttttccacTTCTACCAGTTGTCTCAGAACTGTGTACTTGAAGCAGTGTATTGTTCTTTCCTGCCACTAGGGGCGCCAAACCTCTCAGGCTTTTCTCACTATAAACAAGTTTCCATTCTCACTCCGGCCTATTTGTTTCATGTGCCTCTGAGAACAACTATTCAGAACATTTGATGAAGGTAATCTGAGTCATTTGATCATGACTCATCAATTACCACTCCTTTTGATTTATAGTCCACTTCCCGCTTGGGTGCACTTTGTTACGACCTCATTCATCTTGCACAACGAAACTTAATGGTCATTAAATCAGAGACCAAATAAAACTTTCCATATGTCAGACACAAAGGTACTGAGACGAGCAGGCCCGACCGATACATCAGGAGATAATGAGCTCCTTCTACATCCCATAATGCACACAGGAGACCTTCAGGGCTTTCTCCCACAGGGGAATTAATAAAGTTTTGCCACAACAAGGCGCCAGAGTGCCACGAATTTCATGAATTGCATCACATGTGttcaatatgtgtgtatgta
This window harbors:
- the naa38 gene encoding N-alpha-acetyltransferase 38, NatC auxiliary subunit isoform X3, whose product is MATMIEENGPSTHSEVSPSSQARQKLEGLLNKNMRIRMTDGRTLVGLFLCTDRDCNVILGSAQEFLKSTDIFSQGEPRVLGLAMIPGHHVVSIEVEADSLEDTQRFGANR
- the dnajc3b gene encoding dnaJ homolog subfamily C member 3b, with the protein product MESCRRTGLSGVLCSLSLLCVILDIQLDGVLGATHVEIEHHLEMGRKLLAAGQLAEALSHYHSAVEGDSKNYLTYYKRAAVFLAMGKSKSALPDLTKAIQLKPDFLAARLQRGNILLKQGSTQEAREDFEAVLQRSPDHEEAQDQLMKANELEELQEEAHAAYHQGDYSSTISVLERVIEISHWDPESRELRAECYIRMGDPQKAILDLTPTTRLRNDNRAAFLKLSMLHYSLGDHHESLNHIRECLKLDQDDKECFSHYKQVKRLSKQLDSAEELIQQDRYQEAINKYQSVMKSEPNIPYYTNLAKEKICFCLVKINFALDAIDVCSEAHQRDPRNANVLRDRAEAYILNQEYEKAVEDYLEAKEFDSEGERIDLKEGLDRAQKLLKISRKRDYYKILGVGRTANKQEVIKAYRKLALQWHPDNFQLETEKKEAEKKFIDIASAKEVLTDPEMRQKFDAGEDPLDPENQQGGGQGWPHPFNPFESGGSFHFKFHHN
- the naa38 gene encoding N-alpha-acetyltransferase 38, NatC auxiliary subunit isoform X1; translated protein: MATMIEENGPSTHEQSEVSPSSQARQKLEGLLNKNMRIRMTDGRTLVGLFLCTDRDCNVILGSAQEFLKSTDIFSQGEPRVLGLAMIPGHHVVSIEVEADSLEDTQRFGANR
- the naa38 gene encoding N-alpha-acetyltransferase 38, NatC auxiliary subunit isoform X2 — translated: MATMIEENGPSTHQSEVSPSSQARQKLEGLLNKNMRIRMTDGRTLVGLFLCTDRDCNVILGSAQEFLKSTDIFSQGEPRVLGLAMIPGHHVVSIEVEADSLEDTQRFGANR